ACGATTTTACGGATTTGGAAGCTTGGGAAGGAGGGAAGGCGGGGTTATATTAGGAAAGGTGAAGGTCTATCCTCATCCGGAGGGCCAACCCCGTCTCCTTTTTGCGGATCCGGAGGGGCGTCTTTACGACCATCCCGGGCTATGGACCCTGGGGCTTTCGGGATACGAACTGTTTTTGCCGGATCGTGAGGACTTCATCTCGCTTCCGGAAGGATCCGCCCTCTATGTGCTTCCGGATCGCCATCCGGTGGGACTCGATCCGCAGACCCGCACCCCGGTGGTCCTTTACGAAAACCCCTTTCGCCCGGGAGAGCCGGCCTTTGCGGTGGCGGCCTTTCTGGCCCCGGCCCACACCCAGCTCTACCTCGCCCCGTACGAGCCCGCTCGCGAGGACCTTCCCCCGCTTCCCCTGTATTCTTACGCCTGCGTGGGCTGGTGGCGCGGGCGCTTCTGGGCCACGGCCTTCCGTTCCGACTGGGACACCCGCCAGGAGGCCCGGCTGTTTTCTCCCGAGCGCATCGATAGGGCCGCTGTAGAGATACTCCGGCGTTATCCGCACAATCGCCTGGTCCGACACCTGGTGGAAAATTGCGTCCGGCGCTATCGCTGTCCGGCGGCCCGCAACTTCGTCCTAGGACGCTTCGAGGCCCCCGTCCCCGTCTCCCCGGGATGCAACGCCCGGTGTCTGGGGTGTCTTTCCGAGCAACCCGAAGACGGCCCCCATGTGGCTCAGGAGAGGATCACCTTCGTCCCCACTCCCCGGGAAATCGCTGAAGCCATGGTCCCTCACCTCAAACGCCCGGGACCGGTCATGGTCTCCTTCGGCCAGGGCTGTGAGGGGGAACCTCTGCTTCAGGCCCGGATCGTGGAGGAGGCCCTGATCCTGATCCGCGGAAGCACCCCCCGGGGCACCGTCAACCT
The window above is part of the Thermosulfurimonas sp. F29 genome. Proteins encoded here:
- a CDS encoding radical SAM protein, which codes for MKVYPHPEGQPRLLFADPEGRLYDHPGLWTLGLSGYELFLPDREDFISLPEGSALYVLPDRHPVGLDPQTRTPVVLYENPFRPGEPAFAVAAFLAPAHTQLYLAPYEPAREDLPPLPLYSYACVGWWRGRFWATAFRSDWDTRQEARLFSPERIDRAAVEILRRYPHNRLVRHLVENCVRRYRCPAARNFVLGRFEAPVPVSPGCNARCLGCLSEQPEDGPHVAQERITFVPTPREIAEAMVPHLKRPGPVMVSFGQGCEGEPLLQARIVEEALILIRGSTPRGTVNLNTNGSRPEDLERLARAGLDSVRISLASAREHYHRAYFRPAGWGLEEVRESIRIMKRYRRFVSLNYFIFPGFTDEEEELEALSDLLALGVDFIQLRNFAIDPLWFLTEINYSPGRSLGLKEFLRLLKKRFPGLRFGYFNPYLR